A part of Solibacillus sp. FSL H8-0538 genomic DNA contains:
- the thiD gene encoding bifunctional hydroxymethylpyrimidine kinase/phosphomethylpyrimidine kinase encodes MNIVMTIAGSDSGGGAGIQADLKTFQELGVFGTSSITALTAQNTLGVERIFPVPADFIQQQISVVFRDMPVCAVKTGMLFSADIIRTVAETLEGKDIQLVVDPVMIAKGGATLLQKDSVQALTTKLLPLATVLTPNIPEAEVITGLTIRTEADIAQAAQQILAMGVGCVVMKGGHLSGDYAIDTVFFADGKQLAIQSKRIETNQTHGTGCTFSAAITAFLGQGMMLREAIIEAKKFVQLAIANPLNIGHGHGPTNHFAYKQQQMCEVKIIEAQ; translated from the coding sequence ATGAACATTGTGATGACAATTGCCGGCTCAGATAGTGGTGGCGGCGCCGGCATTCAGGCGGACTTAAAAACCTTTCAAGAGCTTGGCGTTTTTGGAACGTCTTCGATTACAGCATTAACGGCACAAAATACATTAGGTGTGGAGCGCATTTTCCCTGTACCTGCCGATTTTATTCAGCAGCAAATTAGCGTGGTATTCCGTGATATGCCAGTGTGCGCAGTGAAAACAGGCATGCTATTTTCAGCAGATATTATTCGGACAGTGGCGGAAACGTTAGAAGGTAAGGATATTCAATTAGTTGTCGATCCAGTTATGATTGCAAAGGGCGGCGCGACGCTACTTCAAAAGGATTCTGTGCAAGCATTGACTACTAAGCTATTACCGCTAGCAACAGTGCTGACACCAAATATTCCAGAAGCTGAGGTTATTACCGGCTTAACGATTCGTACGGAAGCGGATATTGCCCAAGCAGCTCAGCAAATTTTGGCAATGGGTGTAGGCTGTGTCGTGATGAAGGGCGGTCATTTAAGTGGCGATTATGCAATTGATACCGTTTTCTTTGCGGATGGTAAACAACTAGCCATTCAAAGTAAACGTATTGAGACAAACCAAACACATGGCACAGGCTGTACATTTTCAGCAGCCATTACCGCTTTTTTAGGCCAAGGGATGATGCTACGTGAGGCAATAATTGAAGCCAAAAAATTTGTCCAACTAGCGATTGCCAATCCGCTCAATATCGGACACGGTCACGGGCCAACGAATCACTTTGCTTATAAACAGCAGCAAATGTGTGAGGTGAAAATCATTGAAGCGCAGTAA
- the thiM gene encoding hydroxyethylthiazole kinase produces MTMYKIRLQQPLVHCITNYVVTNFSANGLLAIGASPIMADEVAEMQDMASIVDTLLINIGTLNARTREAMLIAGQTANGRGIPVVLDPVGVGATAYRRETVQELLEKVQFHLIRCNAGELAAIAGVPWQSKGVDSGDGEMDIEEIAKQVAHKYKCLVIVTGPTDLLTDGEKTLYSSGGNALMTQVTGTGCLLSAICAAALTLEGDALCNLQQVLQDYKEVATSAAVVGKLGSFQVEVLNALYKISRGDIG; encoded by the coding sequence ATGACTATGTATAAAATCCGTCTGCAACAGCCACTTGTTCACTGCATTACAAATTATGTTGTGACGAATTTCTCAGCGAATGGATTACTCGCAATTGGTGCGTCGCCGATTATGGCGGATGAAGTAGCTGAAATGCAAGATATGGCAAGCATAGTCGATACACTACTTATTAATATTGGTACGCTGAATGCACGAACGCGAGAAGCAATGCTTATAGCGGGTCAAACCGCAAATGGTCGCGGTATTCCGGTTGTGTTGGATCCAGTTGGTGTCGGGGCTACTGCTTATAGAAGAGAAACGGTGCAAGAGCTTTTAGAAAAAGTTCAATTTCATTTAATTCGTTGTAACGCTGGGGAACTTGCAGCAATTGCGGGAGTACCGTGGCAGTCTAAAGGAGTTGACAGCGGCGATGGCGAAATGGATATAGAGGAAATTGCCAAGCAGGTAGCACACAAGTACAAATGCCTAGTCATCGTTACAGGTCCAACAGATCTGTTAACGGATGGTGAAAAGACGTTGTATAGTTCTGGTGGAAATGCCCTAATGACGCAAGTAACGGGAACGGGCTGTCTACTTAGCGCAATTTGTGCAGCGGCACTTACGCTAGAAGGTGATGCACTATGTAACTTACAACAGGTGTTACAGGACTATAAGGAAGTCGCAACTAGTGCAGCTGTAGTAGGCAAGCTAGGTTCGTTCCAAGTCGAAGTGTTAAATGCATTATACAAAATTTCGCGAGGTGACATCGGATGA
- the tenA gene encoding thiaminase II gives MSFCEQVRQETDLYWEGSFNHPFVKGIVDGTLPLEKFKFYIMQDAYYLKHYTKVLAIAATKAVTNEEIEYFLGQARGINEAELELHRTVFRELNVTDEELDNFVPAPAAYNYVSHMYNAAQNGDVAEAFAAMFPCPWLYQEIGEKYRDAKPGVKLYEEWIAMYSNEDFKATIEKQKVKMDQYVLEQPGKLAIFKQHFEKSCYYEWKFWEMPWTVENWQDEVKHYDYV, from the coding sequence ATGTCATTTTGTGAACAAGTAAGACAAGAAACAGATCTTTATTGGGAAGGGAGCTTCAACCATCCTTTTGTAAAAGGAATTGTTGACGGGACATTACCGTTAGAAAAATTTAAATTTTACATAATGCAAGATGCGTATTATTTAAAGCATTATACAAAGGTGTTAGCGATTGCAGCGACAAAAGCTGTGACAAATGAAGAAATCGAGTATTTCCTTGGACAAGCACGTGGTATTAATGAAGCAGAGCTTGAATTACACCGTACTGTTTTCCGTGAGCTTAATGTGACAGATGAGGAGCTTGATAATTTTGTACCAGCACCGGCTGCGTACAATTATGTGAGTCATATGTATAATGCAGCACAAAATGGGGACGTAGCGGAAGCGTTTGCGGCAATGTTCCCATGTCCGTGGCTGTATCAGGAAATTGGCGAGAAATACCGTGATGCCAAGCCAGGTGTGAAATTGTACGAGGAATGGATTGCGATGTATAGTAACGAAGATTTTAAAGCGACGATTGAAAAGCAAAAAGTAAAAATGGATCAATATGTATTAGAGCAACCGGGAAAACTAGCGATTTTTAAACAGCATTTTGAGAAGAGCTGCTATTACGAATGGAAATTTTGGGAAATGCCGTGGACAGTTGAAAACTGGCAAGATGAGGTGAAGCATTATGACTATGTATAA
- the thiT gene encoding energy-coupled thiamine transporter ThiT: MRNNKLRMVTEIAIFASIGLIFDLLTFTFMPQGGGLSLMMLPIIIMSLRWGVGAGMTTGFIIGVLGIATGGTIYHWAQAGLDYCLASAVVGVIGVFRQPILKANRLAKKKVVTFYVVIGVLVSGFLKFSVHVISGVIFFAAYAGDQNVWLYSIIYNASHSIPSLILTLICSVTLLTTKAQLIQTPMHYVEVKS; encoded by the coding sequence TTGCGAAATAATAAACTACGTATGGTGACAGAAATTGCAATTTTTGCGAGTATTGGGCTTATTTTTGATCTATTAACATTTACGTTTATGCCGCAGGGCGGTGGGCTTAGCTTGATGATGTTACCGATTATTATCATGAGCTTGCGCTGGGGTGTAGGCGCTGGGATGACGACGGGATTTATTATTGGTGTACTCGGAATTGCGACGGGCGGTACGATTTATCACTGGGCACAGGCAGGTTTAGATTATTGCTTGGCTAGTGCGGTTGTTGGTGTAATCGGTGTTTTTCGTCAGCCAATTCTAAAAGCAAATCGTTTGGCGAAAAAGAAAGTTGTCACGTTTTATGTTGTCATTGGCGTACTTGTAAGTGGATTTTTAAAGTTTAGCGTACACGTTATATCAGGTGTTATTTTCTTTGCTGCCTATGCAGGAGATCAAAATGTTTGGCTGTATTCAATTATTTACAATGCCTCTCATTCGATTCCGTCACTTATTTTAACACTCATTTGTAGTGTGACCTTGCTTACGACGAAGGCACAGCTTATTCAAACACCGATGCACTATGTTGAGGTGAAATCATAA
- a CDS encoding alpha/beta hydrolase: MHHIYKQGTNPKKPVLLLLHGTGGDENGLLALADIVDPEAAVLSVRGNVLENGMPRFFRRLAEGVFDIEDLILRTKELNTFLDEKAVEYGFDRGNVVAIGYSNGANIAASLLFHFNNALKGAILHHPMVPRRGIELPDLKGTPVFIAAGVNDPICPQQESIDLQQLLEDANASVSVKWENFGHQLTMNEVEAAKEWYTNLF, from the coding sequence ATGCACCATATTTATAAACAAGGAACAAATCCCAAAAAACCAGTTTTACTATTATTACATGGCACAGGTGGAGATGAAAATGGTCTACTAGCATTAGCAGACATCGTTGACCCAGAAGCAGCTGTTCTGAGTGTGCGCGGCAATGTGTTGGAAAACGGCATGCCCCGATTCTTCCGTCGTTTAGCAGAAGGTGTATTTGATATAGAAGATTTAATTTTGCGTACGAAAGAACTAAATACGTTCTTAGATGAAAAGGCTGTAGAATATGGTTTTGACCGAGGGAACGTTGTCGCAATCGGCTACTCAAACGGTGCGAATATTGCAGCAAGTCTGTTATTCCATTTTAATAATGCATTAAAAGGCGCAATCCTGCATCATCCAATGGTACCAAGACGCGGGATTGAATTACCTGATTTAAAAGGTACGCCTGTATTTATTGCTGCTGGTGTAAATGACCCGATTTGCCCGCAACAGGAATCAATAGATTTACAACAGTTATTAGAAGATGCAAATGCTTCTGTATCAGTGAAATGGGAAAACTTTGGCCACCAATTAACGATGAATGAAGTAGAAGCAGCAAAAGAATGGTACACTAATTTATTTTAA
- a CDS encoding ring-cleaving dioxygenase → MNQITGHHHISMITKNAQQNNQFYKDILGLRRVKKTVNQDAPSMYHLFYGDLTGSPGTELSFFEIPMVGKTYRGTNAITRIGLFVPSLASLAFWKDRFKLLNVEHGEITKYAGRDALHFEDREGLQMVLLNQNGEQVPDYWAAWEHSTVPTEHRILGMGTVEMTVRSLESLANTLENLFGYELASRSENMALYQSMKGLGFGEILVIEKDGPNEKPGKGSIHHLAIRVKDGAELRAWEKRIHDFGFTMSKLTDRYYFESLYFREKNGILFELATDGPGFTVDAAVENLGKKLDLPPFLENKRAEIEAQLAPLD, encoded by the coding sequence ATGAATCAAATTACAGGACATCATCATATTTCAATGATCACGAAAAACGCACAGCAAAACAATCAATTCTACAAAGACATCTTAGGATTACGTCGTGTGAAAAAAACGGTGAATCAAGATGCTCCGAGTATGTATCATTTATTTTACGGAGATTTAACAGGCAGTCCGGGAACAGAGCTATCATTTTTTGAAATACCAATGGTCGGAAAAACATATCGTGGAACGAATGCCATTACACGTATCGGTTTGTTCGTCCCTTCACTGGCGAGCTTAGCTTTTTGGAAAGACCGTTTTAAGCTTTTAAATGTGGAGCATGGGGAAATAACAAAGTACGCTGGTCGCGATGCACTGCATTTCGAAGATAGAGAGGGACTACAAATGGTCCTACTGAATCAAAACGGCGAGCAAGTTCCTGATTACTGGGCAGCGTGGGAACATTCGACTGTGCCAACTGAGCACCGAATTTTAGGAATGGGTACGGTTGAAATGACAGTACGATCTCTAGAGAGTTTAGCAAATACGTTAGAAAACTTATTTGGTTACGAACTAGCAAGCCGTTCAGAAAACATGGCACTTTACCAATCCATGAAAGGTTTAGGTTTTGGTGAAATTTTAGTTATTGAGAAGGATGGACCGAATGAAAAACCTGGTAAAGGAAGCATACATCATCTTGCTATTCGTGTAAAAGATGGTGCTGAACTACGCGCCTGGGAAAAACGGATTCATGACTTTGGCTTCACGATGTCAAAACTAACAGACCGTTACTATTTTGAGAGTTTATATTTTAGAGAGAAAAATGGTATTTTATTTGAACTCGCAACGGATGGACCAGGCTTTACGGTAGATGCAGCAGTGGAGAATCTCGGAAAGAAGCTTGATTTACCACCATTTTTAGAAAATAAACGTGCAGAAATTGAAGCACAATTAGCACCATTGGATTAA
- a CDS encoding cytochrome C oxidase subunit IV family protein, with protein sequence MAKFFPIGQVMGFVASLVLTAVALLVYFTDMSVSTGIIVLLVTAFLQAGLQFIVFMHARESEDSWMIFTKIGYGVGLVVITIVGTLLILLWDM encoded by the coding sequence ATGGCAAAATTCTTTCCTATCGGTCAAGTAATGGGCTTTGTAGCATCATTAGTTTTAACAGCTGTAGCATTACTTGTTTATTTCACAGATATGTCAGTTTCAACTGGCATAATTGTATTACTTGTTACAGCATTCTTACAAGCGGGTCTTCAATTTATCGTGTTCATGCACGCTAGAGAATCAGAAGACTCTTGGATGATTTTCACAAAAATTGGTTACGGCGTTGGCTTAGTAGTCATTACAATAGTTGGTACATTACTTATCCTTCTTTGGGATATGTAA
- the qoxC gene encoding cytochrome aa3 quinol oxidase subunit III produces the protein MAHIDHSRPLEYSTEENRLKILGFWIFLGAEIMLFGTLFASYFTLVDRTGSGPIGAEIFEITPVLAETFLLLASSFTIGLAIHAMRLGSKKATLTFMGITLVLGLAFLGVEIYEFQHYVHIGAGLSVSAFTSILLTTLGTHGLHVTLGFFWGLAIIIQISKRGLNHVTANKAFIFSLYWHFLDVVWIFIFSFIYLKGMM, from the coding sequence ATGGCTCACATCGACCATTCTCGCCCGCTGGAGTATAGTACAGAGGAAAACCGTCTAAAAATCTTAGGCTTCTGGATTTTCCTTGGTGCCGAGATCATGCTTTTCGGTACATTATTTGCATCGTACTTTACTTTAGTTGATCGTACGGGTTCAGGCCCAATTGGTGCAGAGATTTTTGAAATCACACCGGTTTTAGCAGAAACATTCTTACTATTAGCGAGTAGTTTTACAATTGGTTTAGCAATCCATGCTATGCGTTTGGGAAGTAAAAAAGCAACACTTACATTCATGGGGATTACACTTGTTTTAGGTTTAGCCTTCTTGGGTGTAGAAATTTATGAATTCCAACACTATGTACACATTGGTGCAGGTTTATCAGTTAGTGCCTTCACTTCAATTCTTTTAACAACTCTAGGTACACACGGCCTTCACGTTACTTTAGGTTTCTTCTGGGGATTAGCAATCATCATCCAGATTTCTAAGCGTGGTCTAAACCATGTGACAGCAAATAAAGCGTTTATCTTCTCGCTTTACTGGCACTTCCTAGATGTTGTATGGATCTTCATCTTCAGTTTCATCTACTTGAAAGGAATGATGTAA